GCGGTGGTGTGATGGTGCGTGTCTTTGGTCTGTCGCCGGCCCGGTTTGCAGCCATGGTGTCCAAGGAATTCACCCAGATGCGTCGGGACCGGGTGACCTTTGCCATGATGGTCGGCATCCCGCTGCTCCAACTCATTCTCTTTGGCTTTGCCATCAACTCCGACCCCAAAAACCTGCCCACCGCCATCCTGGACAACGATCGCACGGCTTTTTCCCGGGACATGGCCACGGCCATGAAAAACAGCGATTATTTCAAGTTCACCAAGGCGATCAGCACGGAAGCCGAGGCGGACGAACTGTTGCGTCTGGGGCGCATCCAGTTTGTCCTGACCATTCCCCAGAATTTCGGCCGCGATCTGGTGCGCGGCGAGCGTCCGGTAGTGCTGCTTGAAGCCGACGCCACCGACCCATCGGCCACTTCCAACGCCGTGGCCGCCATCCGACAAGCCGCAACCGATGCCTTCAACCGGGATCTGACCGGCCCCTTGCTGCCGCTGCGGGCAACCGATGGCCCGGTGACCCTGCGCCTGCATGCCCGCTACAATCCAGAAGCCGTCACTCAGTACAACATCGTTCCCGGCCTCATGGGCGTGGTGCTGACCATGACCCTGGTCATCATCACTTCGCTTGCCATCACCCGCGAACGCGAACGCGGCACCATGGAAAATCTGCTCATTACGCCGGTGCGGCCGGTGGAAGTGCTGCTCGGGAAGATGCTGCCCTATATCGTGGTGGGCTACATCCAGATGGGGCTTATCATTGTCGCGGCCAAGGTGATCTTTCAGGTGCCGTTCGTCGGCAGCCTGCCGCTGCTCTTTCTGGTGTCGTTTCCGTTTATCGCGGCCAATCTGGGCGTTGGCATCACCTTTTCCACTATTGCCCAGAATCAGTTGCAGGCCGTGCAGATGTCGTTTTTCTTCTTTTTGCCGTCGATTCTGCTGTCCGGCTTCATGTTTCCCTTTCAGGGGATGCCAGAGTGGGCGCAGTGGATCGGTTCGGTGCTGCCGCTGACCCATTTTTTGCGGGTGGTGCGCGGCATTGTGCTCAAGGGCAACACCTTTGCCGACATCGTGCCCCATCTGCTGCCCATCTGCCTTTTTCTCCTGGTCTCGCTGGGTGTTGGGGTCAAGCGCTATCGCCAGACGCTTGATTGAAGGGAGAAGGGCGGGTATGTCTGGTGCAGAAAGCAGCCCTTTGCCTCCCCCTTGTCCCCTTCCGGGGGGCTGGGGGGATGATCCCCCCGGCGGGGCCTGGGCCAGCGCCCCAGTCTTCTCTCTCCTCTCACAATCCATCCACCACGTTGGCCTTTTCCAGCAGATCGCGGCCGATCAGGGCCAGATTTTCGCGCCACAGGCGGTCGGCGTCGGCGTCGGACACGGCGTATTCCAGCTTGATCTTGTTGCCGAGCACCTGGCTTACCTGGGCCTGCGTCTGGGCTTTGGCCAAACTGGACCCTTGTTTGTGGGCTACGCGCACGGTGCCGTCGTAGACGCAGGGATAGCCGGCCAGAAAGGAGCGGATGTCGCGTTCGAGGTCGTCAAACTGGGTGGGATTGAACCGGATGTCGAAGGGGCCGGCCTTTTCAAGAGCTTGGCGCGAGAGCAGGTGACAGCAGCCGGACACGGACAGGCAGGGCCGGGCGTAGGCGAAAAGGCTCAGGTCGGGCGCACCCCGGCAGGGTTCGCAGACAAACAGGCGTTCCTTGACCTCGGCCATGGAGGGCTGGCCCATGTCCGGGGGGAAGAGGTTGAAGTCGGCGGACTGGTGGTCGCGCGGGGCGTCCATGTCGGTGATGGCGCAGCCGACAGCCCCGCTGGCGGGATAGTCCCGGGCGGTGGCCAGCAGTCGGGAGAGCCAGTCGGTTTCCGGGAAGGCGTCGTCGTCGAGGAAGGCGACATGGCGGCAGGCAACCACTTCGGGTAGGGCCAGCAGCCAGTTCCTGGCCCCGGGAGCGCCGATGTTGACCGGCAGGCGGACGCTGACAAACCGGTCGGCCGGGAAGCGGCCGGCCATCCCGGCCAGCATGTCCGGGGTGGCGTCGGTGGAACCGTTGTCCAGCACGGCGATAATCGCCTCGCCGAGATCGGTCTGGGCCAGATGCTGCAGACAATCGTGAAAGAGTTCGGCCTTGTTCAGTGAATAGAGGCACACGGCCGCCTCGCCGGCCTTGGCCGGGAGCGGGGCGGACACCGGTCTGGCCAACTCGAAGGCCCGCAAGGTGAGATTGACGTGGCAGGGCAGGGCGCGCCGGGCAGCCAGACAGGCGGCCAGCGCCCCGCCCCGGTCGCCCAGGCGGTCCAGACAGTGCGAGGCGGCCACAGCGGCAAACAGGCCCCATATCTCGGTATCCAGAGTAGCCAGGCGGTCCAGGGCGACCTGGGGCGGTAGGCGCAGCACGGCGAATTCGGCAGTAAGCCGGGCGAAAAGCGGCGGCGGCAGGAGGGGGGCAAAGGCGGCCAGCAGCCCTTCGGCCTGCTCGGCGTCGGGCAGCCGGCACAGGGCGCCAAAGGCCGGAGCCAGCCGGGCAAGTCCGGCGGCACGATCCCGGGCGGACACTTCCAGATAGCGGGCCAACAGCTCGTCGTCGCCGCTGGCCCGGATGGCTTCAAAGGAGATGTCGTCGTTGTCCAGGTTGGGCAGGCCGGCCAGCAGACCGGCCATGCCGGCGGCCCGGGGCGGCAGGAACGGGGCTTCGGCCTGGGTCCGGGCCAGCAGGGCCAGACTTGGCGCGTCAAAGGGGTCGAACTGGCAGCCGTAGGCGAGGAGCCCCTTGGCGGCAGCGGCGAAATCCGGCTGGTTCGGTCCCTGGGCCAGGAGCAGACCGGCCAGGGAGCGGCGCAGTTCGGGTTGCTGGGAGGTCAACGCCCAGATCGGCAGGGCGTTTACGATGCCGGCCAGAAACTGCGGGCCAGGTTGCGGCAGGGGGGGGATGGCGATGCGGTGCGGATCGATAGGCATGGCGGTCCTTTTCCCTTGAAGGCGATGGTGCTAGGTTGCCTGTCGCAATTACCCGGTCCTTCGGGCCAAGTCCAATTCCGGTCCCGGCGAGCCGGAGACCGTCACCATCCAGGGCGGCACCATCATGCAGGCGAGTTCTCCGGCCCAGGCGGCCATGATTGTGCGCGGCGGCGGCTGCGTCATCTATCCGACGGAAACCTATTTCGCCCTGGGAGCGTTGGCAACCGATGCGGCCGCCCTGGCCCGCATCGTGGCCATCAAGGCCCGCCCGGCGGCCAAGCCGCTGCCGCTTCTGGTCGGCGACATGGCCCAGTTTGCCGCCGTGTTGCCGGACGGTTTTGTTGACGGTCCGCTCGGGAGGGATTTCACCGCTCTGGCCGCCCGATTCTGGCCCGGGCCGCTGTCGCTGGTGGTGCCCTGCCGGGAGAGTCTGCCCGGGCTGGTCAAGGACGGGCTGGGGCGGGTGTCGGTACGCTTTACCCCGCATGAAACGGCGGCGGCCCTGTGCCGGCTGGCCGGCGGGGCGCTGGTCGCCACCAGCGCCAATGTCAGCGGCGGCGCGCCGGCGGCCGTGCCGGACGACCTTGAGCCGGCCGTGGTGGACGCGGCGGATGCCCTGGTGACCCAAGGCCCTCCCCCGGCCGGCGGCCCGGCCTCGACCGTGGCGGGGTTGCTTGGCCGGGGGCGGCTACAGATTTTTCGCCAGGGCGCGGTGGCGGCAGCGACGCTTCTTGAGGCGGGGTATCAGCTCATCTACGGGTAAGACGTCTGGCCGCGACCTCCCCTGGCCACAGGCCCCAGGAAGGGGCATGGACAGCCGGGGGTGAGAAGACATGCCTAGGCTTCCTTTTTTTCCCCAATGCGCCACAATTTTTCCGCCACATGGCCCAGGCCCCAGAAGCTGGCCGCCAGCAAGACGAAGAAAATAACCTTGTTGGTGGAATCCCAGAAGTATTCGAAAAACCGCGTGTAGCAGTTCAGCAGCAGAAAGGTCAGGCCGAATCCCTTGACCGTGGCGTTGTCGTGACGCAGACCGTAATAGATGGCCCAGCCGGAGGCAATGGCGAACAGTAAGGACCAATGAAACAGCTCGATCTGCTTGACCTGCTCCCAAGTTGTTTCATCCCCGTGATTGCCGAAGATGGACAGTATCCACAGGGCGATAAACAGATAGAGCAAGCCCATGACCATGGTGGTGTGTTGAAACGGCCGCAGCTTTTCCTGACTTTGCAAAGCCAGGGCCGCAGCGGTGAGCAGCCCGCCAAAGAGCGTAAAACGCAGCGGATAGTTCATGCCCAGATAGTACGCGCCCCAGCCCGACACATAGCCGGTTTCGGCCCCGAGCCAGCCCCCCAGGGAAAGCAGGGCGAACAGCCAGATTAACCTCGACCGGAAGCAGTAGCCCAACACGCCGTAGGTGATGCAGGACAGTAAGATAAGCAGGGAGAAGTGGCCGTTTCCTGTATCAAGCGCCAAACCGAGAAAATACACGGCCCCGGCCACGGCCAGGACCCCGAGAAAGAATATTGCTTCGTTGCTGAAACTTTTTTCCGGGTGCTTGCGCCGCCTCCTCAGGCCGAAACCAAAAATGCTTCCGGCTATCGTGACCATACCGGTGCATTTGAGCAACGGCGGGGAATCGAAAAGGATATGCAAGAGCTCTCGCAGAAATTTGTCATGACTGATCGAAACAACAGCGATAATTATGCAGGTGATTGAAATCAAAAATGAATACTTGCCGAGAGTCTGCCAGTCAAATGATATTATCTGAATGCTGTCATTTAGCCGTTGTGCTGTTTTATCGTCAAGTTGTTCGTTTTGTTTCCAGTCAGCAATTGCCCTGCGTATTATAGACGCTTCCAGTTTGTTGACATGCATGTCGCATCCTCACACTCGTTTTCTAAATATGTCGGCGTATCTGTCAAAGAGCTCTTTAAAGAGTGGATGTAATAAGTGCGCTTTAACGTCGTATCCAAATTCTAGTTGGTTACCGTGTCCTCTGCCAGGGTTTTTTATTTCTCCGCTTAACGCCTTGCCGGGCTTCGCGACAGCAGATCCTGCACCCGCTCCCAGACCGCCGCAATGCTGACGCCGGTCAGACACGACAGTGGGCGCAGGCAGTTGGCGGCAAATTCCCCGGAGGTCATGCCGGTGCACGGCGAGCAGGGCAGTCCGGCCGTGACCACGGCCAGCCCGTCCGGTCCCCATTGATCCGGCGCGGTCGGCCCGAAAATCGCCACGCCAGGGACGCCGTGCATCCCGGCCAGATGCAGGGGGCCGCAATCCGGGCCGACGACACAGCGCGCGGCACAGAGGGCCTGCGAGAGCGCTTCCGTGCTTGGCGGCGAAAGCGTCTCGCCAGTCTTCGGGGCCACGCAGCGTTCCAGTTCCGCCGGCCCCAGGACAAACACGGGCTTGCAGCCATATGTTGCAATGAGGCCGGCCAACGCTTCAAAGTGGTCCATGGCCCAGCACTTGTCGGTATGGCCAGCCCCCGGAAAAAGCAGCACCGTGTCGCCAATCGGCCTACTGCGACCGAATAACACCTGAAAAGTTTCGCGCCAGTCCTCGGCAAAAGCAATCCCGCGTCGGGCGAGTCCCTGCCGGTAGAGGTCGCGGGGCGAATCCCAGCGGCCCGGGACGACGCCGTGCAAAAACACGAAATCCGGGCTATCAGTCATTTCCGGCCGAATGGCCAAGCCTGGGCGCACCACCAGCACGTTTTTGAGGGCATCCGGCCAGCCGTTGTCGTGAAACCGGGCGTCAAGCCCCCGTCGGATGTCGGGCGGGCAGGGGGAAGCCAGGGGCGAAAGAAACCGGGCCAGGGACGGTCGCACGGCGAAATAGGCGGGAACTCCGGGAAATTGCCGGCTGATGGACAGGAAAGCAGGCCAGGCCAATAAAAAATCTCCAAGGGCTCCGGCATGTTCCAAAACGATCTTGTCAGGGGTTTTCATTTCGCGTACTCTTCCTAATGGAAAAAGACGATTCTTTATAATTGGTTGAGACAACTTCCCGAAAAGGGTTGGGCATCGTGTGCAACCCGGGGATAAGCCTCCAGTATCCTTTACGGAGTCTGCGCCATGGCCCTCGTCAAACCCTGTCCCCAGTGCGGCCACCCCATTGTCCACTATCGCAACCCCGTGCCCACGGTGGATACGCTGATCCATCTGCCCGGACGCGGCGTGGTCCTGGTCGAGCGTCTCAATGAACCCTACGGCTGGGCCTTGCCCGGCGGCTTTGTCGACTACGGCGAAGCGGCCGAGGCGGCGGCCATCCGCGAGGCCAAGGAAGAGACCGGGCTGACCGTGGAATTGACTGCCCTGCTTGGCGTTTATTCCGATCCGTCCCGGGACCCGCGCCAGCATACGTTAAGCGTCGTCTACATCG
The sequence above is drawn from the Desulfovibrio sp. TomC genome and encodes:
- a CDS encoding ABC transporter permease — encoded protein: MVRVFGLSPARFAAMVSKEFTQMRRDRVTFAMMVGIPLLQLILFGFAINSDPKNLPTAILDNDRTAFSRDMATAMKNSDYFKFTKAISTEAEADELLRLGRIQFVLTIPQNFGRDLVRGERPVVLLEADATDPSATSNAVAAIRQAATDAFNRDLTGPLLPLRATDGPVTLRLHARYNPEAVTQYNIVPGLMGVVLTMTLVIITSLAITRERERGTMENLLITPVRPVEVLLGKMLPYIVVGYIQMGLIIVAAKVIFQVPFVGSLPLLFLVSFPFIAANLGVGITFSTIAQNQLQAVQMSFFFFLPSILLSGFMFPFQGMPEWAQWIGSVLPLTHFLRVVRGIVLKGNTFADIVPHLLPICLFLLVSLGVGVKRYRQTLD
- a CDS encoding glycosyltransferase family 2 protein, yielding MPIDPHRIAIPPLPQPGPQFLAGIVNALPIWALTSQQPELRRSLAGLLLAQGPNQPDFAAAAKGLLAYGCQFDPFDAPSLALLARTQAEAPFLPPRAAGMAGLLAGLPNLDNDDISFEAIRASGDDELLARYLEVSARDRAAGLARLAPAFGALCRLPDAEQAEGLLAAFAPLLPPPLFARLTAEFAVLRLPPQVALDRLATLDTEIWGLFAAVAASHCLDRLGDRGGALAACLAARRALPCHVNLTLRAFELARPVSAPLPAKAGEAAVCLYSLNKAELFHDCLQHLAQTDLGEAIIAVLDNGSTDATPDMLAGMAGRFPADRFVSVRLPVNIGAPGARNWLLALPEVVACRHVAFLDDDAFPETDWLSRLLATARDYPASGAVGCAITDMDAPRDHQSADFNLFPPDMGQPSMAEVKERLFVCEPCRGAPDLSLFAYARPCLSVSGCCHLLSRQALEKAGPFDIRFNPTQFDDLERDIRSFLAGYPCVYDGTVRVAHKQGSSLAKAQTQAQVSQVLGNKIKLEYAVSDADADRLWRENLALIGRDLLEKANVVDGL
- a CDS encoding L-threonylcarbamoyladenylate synthase, whose translation is MQASSPAQAAMIVRGGGCVIYPTETYFALGALATDAAALARIVAIKARPAAKPLPLLVGDMAQFAAVLPDGFVDGPLGRDFTALAARFWPGPLSLVVPCRESLPGLVKDGLGRVSVRFTPHETAAALCRLAGGALVATSANVSGGAPAAVPDDLEPAVVDAADALVTQGPPPAGGPASTVAGLLGRGRLQIFRQGAVAAATLLEAGYQLIYG
- a CDS encoding DUF2157 domain-containing protein — protein: MHILFDSPPLLKCTGMVTIAGSIFGFGLRRRRKHPEKSFSNEAIFFLGVLAVAGAVYFLGLALDTGNGHFSLLILLSCITYGVLGYCFRSRLIWLFALLSLGGWLGAETGYVSGWGAYYLGMNYPLRFTLFGGLLTAAALALQSQEKLRPFQHTTMVMGLLYLFIALWILSIFGNHGDETTWEQVKQIELFHWSLLFAIASGWAIYYGLRHDNATVKGFGLTFLLLNCYTRFFEYFWDSTNKVIFFVLLAASFWGLGHVAEKLWRIGEKKEA
- a CDS encoding glycosyltransferase family 9 protein — its product is MKTPDKIVLEHAGALGDFLLAWPAFLSISRQFPGVPAYFAVRPSLARFLSPLASPCPPDIRRGLDARFHDNGWPDALKNVLVVRPGLAIRPEMTDSPDFVFLHGVVPGRWDSPRDLYRQGLARRGIAFAEDWRETFQVLFGRSRPIGDTVLLFPGAGHTDKCWAMDHFEALAGLIATYGCKPVFVLGPAELERCVAPKTGETLSPPSTEALSQALCAARCVVGPDCGPLHLAGMHGVPGVAIFGPTAPDQWGPDGLAVVTAGLPCSPCTGMTSGEFAANCLRPLSCLTGVSIAAVWERVQDLLSRSPARR
- a CDS encoding NUDIX domain-containing protein, with protein sequence MALVKPCPQCGHPIVHYRNPVPTVDTLIHLPGRGVVLVERLNEPYGWALPGGFVDYGEAAEAAAIREAKEETGLTVELTALLGVYSDPSRDPRQHTLSVVYIAQALDPDELAAGDDAKGVDVFPVGKWPEPLCFDHARILNDYAMLLKRIKPRER